From a region of the Aulosira sp. FACHB-615 genome:
- a CDS encoding YlxR family protein, translating to MKPNYRRCISCRKVGLKQDFWRIIRVFPSGKVQLDEGMGRSAYLCPQATCLQTAQKKNRLGRSLQASVPETLYQTLWQRLAPSHHQNQISG from the coding sequence ATGAAACCGAATTATCGGCGTTGTATTAGTTGCCGCAAAGTCGGCTTGAAGCAAGACTTTTGGCGGATAATCCGCGTCTTTCCATCTGGAAAGGTACAATTAGATGAGGGCATGGGGCGCTCTGCCTATCTTTGTCCGCAAGCAACTTGTTTGCAAACGGCACAAAAAAAGAATAGATTAGGGCGATCGCTACAAGCATCAGTGCCAGAAACACTGTATCAGACATTGTGGCAACGTCTAGCCCCAAGTCATCACCAAAATCAAATATCAGGTTGA
- the nusA gene encoding transcription termination factor NusA produces MSMVSLPGLKELIESISRERNLPRLAVQSAIREALLKGYERYRRAQNIERRQFDEDYFDNFEVELDIDEEGFRVLSTKTIVEEVNNTDHQISLDEVQQVAPEAQLGDSVVLDVTPDQGEFGRMAAMQTKQVLAQKLRDQQRQMVQEEFQDLEGTVLQARVLRFERQSVILAVSSTFGQPEVEAELPKREQLPNDNYRANATFKVYLKKVSQGQQRGPQLLVSRADAGLVVYLFANEVPEIEDEVVRIVAVAREANPPSRYVGPRTKIAVDTLDRDVDPVGACIGARGSRIQVVVNELRGEKIDVIRWSPDPATYIANALSPARVDEVRLMDPETRQTHVLVAEDQLSLAIGKEGQNVRLAARLTGWKIDIKDKAKYDHAGEDEKFAAVRAQAQLEQEQMELEEDDIDLEDDDLELEELDAENQQELDDESFDLDETE; encoded by the coding sequence ATGTCAATGGTTAGTCTACCAGGATTAAAAGAATTAATTGAAAGCATTAGTCGGGAGCGCAACTTACCACGGTTAGCAGTGCAATCAGCCATTCGAGAAGCACTACTCAAAGGTTATGAACGTTATCGCCGCGCTCAAAATATAGAACGCAGGCAATTTGATGAAGACTATTTTGACAATTTTGAAGTGGAACTCGATATTGATGAAGAAGGATTTCGCGTCCTCTCCACCAAAACCATTGTTGAAGAAGTTAACAACACCGACCATCAAATTTCTTTAGACGAAGTGCAGCAAGTTGCGCCCGAAGCCCAATTAGGTGATTCTGTAGTTTTGGATGTCACCCCCGATCAAGGCGAATTTGGTCGGATGGCCGCTATGCAAACCAAGCAAGTTCTAGCCCAAAAATTACGGGATCAACAACGCCAAATGGTGCAAGAAGAGTTCCAAGATTTAGAAGGAACCGTCTTGCAAGCCAGAGTGCTGCGCTTTGAAAGACAATCAGTTATTTTGGCAGTTAGCAGTACTTTTGGTCAGCCAGAAGTAGAAGCCGAATTACCAAAACGGGAACAGCTACCAAACGATAATTATCGTGCCAATGCCACCTTCAAGGTCTACCTCAAGAAAGTTTCCCAAGGGCAACAACGGGGGCCACAGCTTTTAGTATCCCGCGCTGATGCAGGGTTAGTGGTTTATTTGTTTGCCAATGAAGTTCCAGAAATTGAAGATGAAGTGGTGCGGATAGTCGCTGTCGCACGGGAAGCAAATCCGCCATCGCGTTATGTTGGCCCCCGGACTAAAATCGCGGTAGACACCTTAGATCGAGATGTTGACCCAGTAGGTGCTTGTATTGGCGCACGGGGATCACGCATTCAAGTAGTAGTGAATGAATTACGCGGCGAAAAAATCGATGTAATTCGTTGGTCGCCCGACCCAGCCACATATATTGCCAACGCCTTAAGCCCAGCCAGAGTAGATGAAGTCCGCCTTATGGACCCGGAAACGCGGCAAACTCACGTCTTAGTAGCCGAAGATCAACTGAGTTTGGCAATTGGGAAAGAAGGTCAAAACGTCCGCCTCGCGGCTCGCTTAACAGGTTGGAAAATCGATATTAAAGATAAAGCCAAGTACGACCATGCAGGCGAAGATGAGAAATTTGCAGCTGTCCGCGCCCAAGCTCAACTAGAGCAAGAACAAATGGAACTAGAGGAAGATGACATCGACTTAGAAGATGATGATCTGGAACTCGAAGAATTAGATGCAGAAAATCAACAAGAATTAGACGATGAATCTTTTGATCTGGATGAAACAGAATAA
- the rimP gene encoding ribosome maturation factor RimP — protein sequence MTHPLVPQIIELATPVAEQLGLEVVGAVFHTNQRPPVLRVDIRNPQQDTGLDDCERMSRALEACLDAEEIIPDAYVLEVSSPGISRQLVTDREFISFKGFPVIVSTSPPHEGQTEWNGQLIRRDETNIYLNQKGRVVEIPRSLITRVQLDERR from the coding sequence ATGACTCATCCGTTAGTCCCACAAATTATCGAATTGGCGACACCAGTAGCAGAACAACTGGGATTAGAAGTCGTTGGTGCAGTTTTTCACACTAACCAACGTCCACCAGTATTGCGGGTAGACATCCGTAATCCCCAGCAAGATACTGGTTTGGATGATTGTGAAAGGATGAGCCGCGCTTTAGAAGCCTGCTTAGATGCAGAGGAGATCATTCCAGATGCCTATGTCTTGGAGGTGTCTAGTCCAGGTATTTCACGCCAATTGGTAACTGACCGGGAATTTATCTCCTTCAAAGGATTTCCTGTGATTGTTTCCACTTCGCCACCCCATGAAGGACAAACAGAGTGGAATGGTCAGTTGATTCGCCGGGATGAAACCAACATTTATTTAAATCAAAAAGGTCGGGTAGTGGAAATTCCTCGTTCTCTCATTACTAGGGTGCAACTAGACGAACGTCGATAA